The following proteins are encoded in a genomic region of Nitrospira sp.:
- a CDS encoding TIGR04282 family arsenosugar biosynthesis glycosyltransferase, protein MSKPTPKSSQPPTSKPQPAALVIFAKAPVPGQVKTRLCPPLTPDEAATLHGSFVIDMLERTKVATTKLKLPVDRYLACAPSSTLVFFQIMEERHSVKLIDQVGDDLGARMQQAFATLFGKSYQRVFIVGTDVPSLPLDHYKQALALLDAHDIVLGPALDGGYYLIGLKQPRPELFAGIAWSTDGVLAATQGKAAGLGLKIALLPSWRDVDTIDDLQALIDASAADAKKPKNEQAFSARTAGALQHLAKGLRTKT, encoded by the coding sequence ATGAGCAAACCAACGCCCAAGTCGTCGCAGCCTCCGACATCCAAGCCACAACCGGCCGCCCTGGTCATCTTCGCGAAAGCACCCGTACCGGGCCAGGTCAAGACGCGTCTCTGTCCTCCGTTGACGCCGGACGAAGCCGCCACCCTGCACGGCAGCTTCGTCATCGACATGCTCGAACGCACCAAAGTCGCCACGACAAAATTGAAGTTACCCGTCGATCGCTATCTGGCTTGCGCGCCCTCATCCACACTGGTCTTCTTTCAAATTATGGAAGAACGGCACAGCGTAAAGCTGATCGATCAAGTAGGCGACGATCTGGGCGCGCGCATGCAGCAGGCGTTCGCAACCCTCTTCGGGAAGAGCTATCAACGCGTCTTCATCGTCGGCACCGATGTCCCGTCGCTGCCGCTCGACCATTACAAGCAGGCCTTGGCTCTGCTGGATGCCCACGACATCGTATTGGGACCGGCCCTCGACGGCGGCTACTACTTGATCGGCCTCAAACAGCCGAGACCGGAACTCTTTGCCGGCATCGCCTGGTCGACAGATGGCGTGCTCGCTGCCACGCAGGGGAAAGCCGCCGGTCTCGGCTTAAAGATAGCGCTCCTGCCTTCGTGGCGCGATGTCGACACCATCGACGACCTTCAGGCATTGATCGACGCCAGCGCCGCGGACGCAAAGAAACCGAAAAATGAACAGGCCTTTTCAGCACGCACGGCCGGCGCGCTGCAGCATCTCGCCAAGGGCCTGCGGACGAAAACATAA
- a CDS encoding ATP-binding protein, which yields MTTPRPARPPHAPRETRWGLKAKLILSMLFVGIVPLVIGLGMAFWQGSQEIRDVNGESFKALATEAARKLDLVTAEEVARTSRIANDPAIIQELERRRDGTSALPPGLGNLSDAEQAAHWAARDPAMVKAVTENLMAGLLREYYSGAHSEPDHLLPQVMRSATKILFLTDSHGTLVAAMKAKPDYRHADTLWWKGAFNNGAGKLFIEDVHFHTQADTYAFTISIPVMDSLHYEVVGVLHRVIDAKEFFSPSTHPIRFGKTGHVMLIDSRGIVMSCPILPTGVSLSDQSLIPLITPLQPGWTQAASDGHGGKTTSIIGFAPLPETSRATNGSLSGGSWHTFVWQSSDELFAPIQHLFTWMTVFGGVAVVLLAVLGYVAASRIVTPVRALQQAAQAIGRGELQTAIDIRTGDELEDLADEFTRMNAQLEAAFAGLTDQVTLKTQEVDYLRQSTDQILDAVPTPIVLVDAGESVHYVNQAAREAFHLAPDATPPLSLFTVLPLDAASQTKLRQEFSGDASGAPDAAAPVRNKAPRDPLAQADGNEGGRDRAELRIGSRTYHYLWFRLPSRPGEEPHSGLVLRDITDDSRMQDQLIQAEKSGSLGVLTAGIGHELNNPLFGILGLGEAIQDETDLTRARSHARDIVTQGRRMAAIIRDFTGITARDTSAQRIPVCVESTIEHALAAMQTAADLTQIAIQKTFAGETMVMAIPDQLQQAIMNLLMNAVQAMKGVGALTIVTTQTDQLVTARITDSGPGIAPQYLARIFDPFFTTKGQGEGSGLGLTVARRIIRKFGGELRIESRVGEGTTCLVTLPRIRNQPPEEGTCIASSPRSEPQPSRS from the coding sequence ATGACGACACCAAGGCCGGCACGCCCGCCACACGCACCGCGCGAGACCCGATGGGGGCTGAAAGCCAAACTGATCCTCTCGATGCTCTTCGTCGGTATCGTCCCGCTCGTCATCGGACTGGGCATGGCCTTCTGGCAGGGGTCGCAAGAAATCCGCGACGTCAACGGCGAAAGTTTTAAGGCGCTCGCAACCGAGGCCGCTCGCAAACTCGACCTCGTCACCGCTGAAGAAGTGGCCCGTACCTCCCGCATCGCGAATGACCCCGCAATCATTCAGGAGCTGGAACGACGCCGGGACGGCACCTCGGCATTGCCCCCTGGATTGGGAAACCTCTCCGACGCCGAGCAGGCCGCACATTGGGCAGCACGCGACCCGGCCATGGTCAAGGCCGTCACTGAGAATCTGATGGCCGGGCTTTTGCGTGAGTATTACTCCGGCGCCCACAGCGAACCTGATCACCTCCTGCCGCAAGTCATGCGCTCGGCCACGAAGATACTGTTCCTGACCGATAGCCATGGCACCCTTGTCGCCGCGATGAAGGCCAAACCGGACTACCGCCATGCCGACACTCTCTGGTGGAAGGGTGCCTTCAATAACGGAGCGGGGAAACTGTTTATCGAGGATGTCCACTTTCATACCCAGGCCGATACGTATGCGTTCACCATTTCCATCCCTGTCATGGACAGCCTCCACTACGAAGTTGTCGGCGTGCTGCATCGCGTAATCGATGCCAAAGAGTTTTTCTCCCCCTCCACCCATCCCATCCGGTTCGGGAAAACCGGGCATGTGATGCTGATCGATAGCCGGGGCATCGTGATGAGCTGCCCGATCCTCCCAACCGGCGTCTCACTATCCGACCAGAGCCTGATTCCCCTCATCACCCCGCTCCAGCCAGGCTGGACCCAGGCAGCGAGCGACGGACACGGAGGCAAGACGACGTCGATCATCGGCTTCGCGCCCCTGCCTGAGACCAGCCGCGCGACGAACGGATCGCTGAGCGGCGGCTCCTGGCATACCTTTGTCTGGCAATCGTCCGATGAACTGTTTGCACCGATCCAACATCTCTTTACCTGGATGACCGTCTTTGGCGGCGTCGCCGTCGTGCTCCTCGCGGTGCTGGGCTACGTCGCCGCCAGCCGCATCGTCACGCCGGTCCGTGCGCTGCAACAGGCCGCCCAGGCAATTGGACGCGGTGAACTCCAAACCGCCATCGACATTCGCACCGGCGACGAACTGGAGGATCTGGCCGACGAATTCACCCGCATGAACGCTCAACTGGAAGCCGCATTTGCCGGCTTGACCGACCAAGTGACCTTGAAAACGCAAGAAGTGGATTACCTCCGGCAGTCCACCGATCAGATCCTGGATGCGGTCCCGACGCCCATCGTCCTGGTCGATGCCGGTGAATCCGTCCACTACGTGAATCAGGCCGCTCGTGAGGCCTTCCACCTCGCGCCCGACGCGACGCCGCCGCTGTCACTGTTCACCGTACTTCCGCTCGACGCCGCCAGCCAAACCAAACTACGCCAAGAATTTTCCGGGGACGCATCCGGAGCGCCGGATGCAGCCGCACCGGTTCGAAACAAAGCCCCGCGGGATCCCCTGGCTCAAGCCGACGGCAACGAGGGGGGCCGTGACCGGGCGGAGCTCCGGATTGGCTCACGGACGTATCATTATCTGTGGTTCCGCCTGCCCAGCCGCCCGGGAGAAGAACCGCACAGCGGGCTTGTGCTCCGCGACATCACCGATGACAGCCGCATGCAAGACCAACTCATTCAAGCCGAGAAATCCGGCAGCCTCGGCGTACTGACCGCCGGCATCGGACATGAATTGAATAATCCATTGTTCGGGATCCTGGGCCTGGGAGAAGCCATTCAGGATGAAACCGATCTCACCCGCGCCCGATCGCACGCCCGCGATATCGTCACCCAAGGGCGCCGGATGGCCGCCATCATCCGGGACTTCACCGGCATCACCGCTCGGGACACCTCAGCCCAGCGCATTCCGGTGTGCGTGGAATCCACGATCGAGCACGCGCTCGCCGCCATGCAGACCGCCGCCGACCTGACTCAGATAGCCATCCAAAAGACCTTCGCCGGAGAGACCATGGTCATGGCCATCCCCGACCAACTCCAGCAAGCCATAATGAATCTCTTGATGAATGCCGTTCAGGCGATGAAGGGCGTCGGCGCCTTGACCATCGTCACCACGCAGACGGATCAACTGGTCACAGCCAGGATCACGGACAGCGGCCCTGGGATTGCCCCGCAATACCTCGCAAGAATCTTCGACCCGTTCTTTACGACCAAAGGACAAGGGGAAGGTTCGGGATTGGGCCTGACCGTCGCCCGGCGCATCATCAGGAAATTCGGCGGAGAGTTGCGGATCGAGAGCCGCGTGGGAGAGGGCACGACCTGTCTCGTCACACTGCCGAGGATCCGCAATCAGCCACCTGAGGAGGGCACATGCATCGCTTCGTCACCACGCTCGGAACCACAGCCGTCACGCTCCTAG
- a CDS encoding SDR family oxidoreductase has translation MNTRVALITGGAKGIGRGIALDLAAQHWKIAICYRTSEAEAQKTALAITERGGQALAIRCDVSDPVAAKSLAAQVEQKWGQIDVLINGAGPYHRVNLFEETVEGWNEMFDGNLHPIFYLAKAVAPGMKARKSGHIINFSMANADQMISQPDVTAHYIAKAGVLILTRTLAKLLAPHGITVNAVSPGFIDSGSAPPEELAGMTKRIPAGYIGTIDDTVAAVRYLLSEEARYVNGANIQISGAWGI, from the coding sequence ATGAATACACGCGTGGCACTCATCACCGGCGGAGCCAAGGGCATCGGGCGTGGGATCGCGCTCGACCTGGCAGCGCAGCATTGGAAGATCGCCATCTGCTACCGCACCAGTGAAGCCGAGGCGCAAAAGACTGCACTGGCTATTACGGAGCGCGGCGGACAGGCGCTGGCCATTCGCTGCGACGTGTCAGACCCGGTTGCGGCGAAGAGTCTCGCGGCGCAGGTCGAACAGAAGTGGGGCCAAATTGACGTCCTCATTAACGGCGCAGGTCCCTACCATCGCGTGAATCTGTTCGAAGAAACGGTCGAGGGGTGGAACGAGATGTTCGATGGCAATCTCCATCCCATCTTCTATCTGGCCAAAGCGGTTGCGCCAGGGATGAAAGCCCGTAAATCCGGCCACATCATCAACTTCAGCATGGCCAACGCCGATCAGATGATCTCGCAGCCTGACGTCACCGCGCATTACATCGCCAAGGCCGGCGTGCTCATCCTCACCCGGACGCTGGCCAAGCTGCTCGCGCCCCACGGGATCACTGTGAATGCCGTCTCACCGGGATTCATCGATTCCGGTAGCGCCCCGCCGGAAGAACTGGCCGGGATGACAAAACGGATTCCGGCAGGCTATATCGGCACCATCGACGACACCGTCGCAGCCGTGCGATACTTACTGAGTGAAGAGGCGCGCTACGTAAACGGGGCTAATATTCAGATCAGCGGGGCATGGGGAATATAG
- a CDS encoding 2'-deoxycytidine 5'-triphosphate deaminase → MSKTPTQGILPYQDIKQLIATGALTASPAIEDRQIQPASLDLRLGRKAYRLISSFLPELSPISSRLDVLDFYQSDLVMYEMDLTEGAILEKGHVYLVPLLEQLKLPKTLRARANPKSTTGRLDVFTRVVTDLNAGFDEIRAGYHGPLFLEVVPRSFAIKVRTGQSLNQIRFVRGEATVSDAALQTLHSKSPLLYHNSPTRKALGQREFRAERGLFLRIDLKGDDRTDSGIIGYRAKKNSHVIDLAKVGHYTAADFWEPLYRHRHDSLLLEPEEFYILASKERIRVPAGYAAEMVAYEAACGELRTHYAGFFDPGFGYGAKGEIKGTQVVLEVRPHDVPFLIHDGQTFFKVVYDRMLDVPSQLYGTTLGSSYQGQALTLSKHFKV, encoded by the coding sequence GTGAGCAAGACACCGACCCAGGGCATTCTTCCCTATCAGGACATCAAGCAACTGATTGCCACCGGTGCCCTCACGGCATCCCCCGCGATCGAAGACCGGCAGATCCAACCCGCCAGTCTCGACTTGCGCCTGGGGCGCAAAGCCTATCGGCTCATCAGCAGCTTTCTGCCGGAACTCTCCCCGATATCCTCCCGACTCGACGTCCTCGACTTCTATCAATCGGATCTCGTCATGTACGAGATGGATTTGACGGAGGGAGCCATCCTGGAAAAGGGGCACGTCTATCTGGTGCCGCTGCTGGAACAGCTGAAGCTCCCCAAAACCCTGCGCGCCCGGGCGAACCCGAAAAGCACGACCGGACGGCTCGACGTCTTCACCCGCGTCGTCACGGATTTGAATGCGGGCTTCGACGAAATCAGAGCCGGCTACCATGGCCCATTGTTTCTCGAAGTCGTGCCTCGCTCCTTCGCCATTAAAGTCCGAACCGGACAGTCGCTGAATCAGATCCGGTTCGTGCGCGGCGAAGCGACCGTCAGCGACGCGGCGTTGCAGACGCTGCACAGCAAATCCCCGCTGCTTTATCACAATAGCCCGACCAGGAAAGCGCTGGGGCAGCGCGAGTTCCGCGCCGAGCGCGGACTCTTCCTGCGCATCGACCTGAAGGGCGACGACCGGACAGACTCGGGCATCATCGGCTATCGGGCCAAGAAGAATAGCCACGTCATCGATCTGGCCAAAGTCGGGCACTATACCGCCGCGGATTTCTGGGAGCCGCTCTACCGCCATCGACATGACAGCCTCCTCCTGGAGCCGGAAGAGTTTTACATCCTCGCCTCCAAGGAACGCATCCGTGTGCCGGCCGGATACGCCGCCGAGATGGTCGCGTATGAAGCGGCCTGCGGAGAACTGCGCACCCACTATGCCGGATTCTTCGACCCGGGCTTCGGTTATGGAGCGAAAGGGGAAATCAAAGGAACGCAGGTGGTGCTGGAAGTCCGCCCCCACGATGTGCCGTTCCTGATCCACGACGGGCAGACCTTTTTTAAGGTTGTATATGACCGCATGCTCGACGTACCCTCTCAGCTCTACGGCACCACGTTGGGGTCCTCGTATCAAGGGCAGGCGCTCACACTCAGCAAACATTTCAAAGTGTAA
- a CDS encoding KamA family radical SAM protein, translated as MTPVEEWRRILAESIVKPKDLADRFGLDEKEIEAIVGPYPMRITPTVLGTMKEKGDAIWKQVVPEIAELDDIDAEDDPLEEDLMSPVPHLVHRYPDRVLLMVTNQCPIYCRFCTRKRLVGKPGFLKKGELDRAIAYLREHTEVRDVILSGGDPLLLPDYLLERIFKALRSIPHLELIRIGSRVPGTLPERITPKLCELVKKYHPIYMNLHFNHPDELTPAVKAACGMLADAGVPLGAQTVLLKGVNDDPEVMKRLVHQLLLARVKPYYLYQADLTKGTNHFRTSVETGLNIIKALQGHTSGMAVPHFVIDAPGGGGKIPLLPSDYLVHLDEDGAVLQNYENKTFHYPQPKQGHGRELPMVGARTGFDYEASENSYPDRDGFSSWGNSCGGDTDEL; from the coding sequence ATGACGCCCGTGGAGGAATGGAGACGCATACTCGCTGAGAGCATCGTGAAGCCGAAAGATCTGGCTGACCGATTCGGACTCGACGAGAAGGAAATAGAAGCCATCGTCGGTCCGTATCCCATGCGGATCACCCCGACCGTCCTCGGGACGATGAAGGAAAAAGGCGACGCCATCTGGAAACAGGTGGTTCCCGAGATCGCGGAGCTGGACGATATCGACGCGGAGGACGACCCGCTCGAAGAAGACCTGATGAGTCCGGTCCCTCACCTCGTCCACCGGTACCCCGACCGTGTCCTCCTCATGGTCACCAATCAGTGTCCGATCTACTGCCGCTTCTGCACCAGAAAACGGCTGGTGGGAAAGCCCGGCTTTCTGAAGAAGGGCGAACTGGACCGTGCCATCGCCTATTTGCGCGAACATACCGAAGTGCGGGACGTCATTCTTTCAGGCGGCGATCCCCTCCTGCTACCCGACTATCTCCTCGAACGGATCTTTAAAGCGTTGCGGAGTATCCCGCATCTGGAATTGATTCGCATCGGCTCGCGGGTCCCCGGGACCTTGCCGGAACGCATTACTCCGAAGCTGTGCGAATTGGTAAAGAAATACCACCCGATCTATATGAACCTGCACTTCAACCATCCGGATGAACTCACGCCGGCGGTGAAAGCTGCCTGCGGCATGCTCGCGGATGCCGGGGTGCCGCTCGGCGCGCAGACCGTTCTATTGAAAGGGGTGAACGATGACCCCGAGGTGATGAAGCGCCTCGTCCATCAGCTGCTCCTGGCCCGCGTCAAGCCGTACTACCTCTATCAAGCGGATCTGACCAAGGGCACCAACCATTTCCGCACGTCGGTCGAGACCGGCCTGAACATCATCAAGGCCCTCCAAGGCCACACCAGCGGAATGGCGGTCCCGCACTTCGTGATCGATGCGCCCGGTGGTGGGGGGAAAATTCCGCTCCTCCCCAGCGACTACCTGGTGCATCTGGATGAAGACGGCGCCGTACTGCAGAATTACGAGAACAAGACGTTCCACTATCCGCAACCGAAACAGGGGCACGGACGCGAGTTGCCGATGGTCGGTGCGCGGACCGGCTTCGACTACGAAGCAAGCGAAAACAGTTACCCCGATCGCGACGGGTTCTCTTCGTGGGGCAACAGTTGCGGGGGAGATACGGACGAGCTGTGA
- a CDS encoding BolA family protein, producing the protein MITPEVLTDYVRKSMPDAAVTVTDRTGTMDHLKVIVVSEAFREKNLLDRHRLIYQALDVPLKDGRIHALELTARTKDEA; encoded by the coding sequence ATGATTACACCGGAAGTGCTGACTGATTACGTTCGGAAGAGTATGCCGGATGCGGCGGTGACGGTCACCGATCGCACTGGGACGATGGACCATTTGAAAGTGATAGTGGTGTCGGAGGCGTTTCGGGAGAAGAATCTTCTGGATCGGCACCGGCTCATCTATCAGGCGCTGGATGTGCCGTTGAAGGATGGGCGTATTCACGCGCTGGAGTTGACGGCTCGCACTAAAGACGAAGCATAG
- a CDS encoding TIGR04283 family arsenosugar biosynthesis glycosyltransferase: protein MMISVIIPTLNESSTIARTLTRTVALGFDDIIVSDGGSTDPTIPMVQACCARVPAVRLVTAPTGRARQLNEGVKACRSDVILFLHADTELPPTAKTVIESALGNPRCVGGRFDVRFDQPSRWGAVISWFMNRRSRLTGIATGDQAIFVRRQTFEQMGGFPDIPLMEDIEFSRRLKRLGPTAALTDRVTTSFRRWEKNGPLRTILLMWTLRFLYWLGVSPTRLNHWYRVVR from the coding sequence ATGATGATTTCCGTCATCATCCCCACCCTGAACGAATCTTCAACCATCGCTCGCACGCTCACCCGCACTGTCGCCCTGGGATTCGACGACATCATCGTCAGCGACGGCGGCAGCACCGACCCCACCATTCCCATGGTCCAAGCCTGTTGCGCCAGGGTGCCCGCCGTACGGCTGGTCACCGCGCCGACCGGCCGCGCCCGCCAATTGAACGAAGGCGTGAAGGCCTGCCGCAGCGACGTGATCCTGTTTCTCCATGCCGACACGGAGCTACCCCCGACTGCCAAGACCGTCATAGAGTCAGCATTGGGCAATCCCCGCTGTGTCGGAGGCCGGTTCGATGTCCGTTTCGATCAACCGTCCCGCTGGGGCGCCGTCATCAGCTGGTTCATGAACCGACGCTCACGGCTCACCGGCATCGCCACCGGCGACCAAGCGATCTTCGTCCGCCGTCAAACCTTTGAACAGATGGGCGGGTTTCCGGATATCCCGCTGATGGAAGATATCGAGTTCAGCCGACGCTTGAAACGCCTGGGGCCGACCGCCGCGCTCACGGATCGCGTCACGACCTCGTTTCGCCGTTGGGAGAAAAACGGGCCCCTGCGCACAATTCTCTTGATGTGGACGCTGCGCTTCCTGTATTGGCTGGGAGTCAGTCCTACTCGTCTCAACCACTGGTATCGTGTAGTCCGATAA
- a CDS encoding glutaredoxin domain-containing protein, which produces MAEPIEDEIQKEVKAHKILIYGKGTKTMPMCGFTRETMQFFEKYGYPYELIDVLSQPTKREALTKMTNWPTLPKVFIDGTFYGDTDILDPMEKKGEMEPLLKKAFGK; this is translated from the coding sequence ATGGCCGAACCGATAGAAGATGAGATCCAGAAGGAAGTGAAAGCGCATAAGATTCTGATCTACGGCAAGGGGACGAAGACCATGCCGATGTGCGGATTCACACGGGAGACGATGCAGTTTTTTGAGAAGTACGGATACCCGTATGAACTGATCGATGTGCTCTCCCAGCCGACCAAGCGGGAAGCCCTCACGAAGATGACCAATTGGCCGACGCTGCCCAAAGTGTTCATCGACGGGACGTTCTACGGCGACACCGACATTCTCGATCCGATGGAAAAGAAGGGCGAGATGGAGCCGCTGCTGAAGAAGGCGTTCGGGAAGTAG
- a CDS encoding glutathione S-transferase N-terminal domain-containing protein yields the protein MALTLYHVDWCPDCEVVRDKLSELDVAYTDIIVPDIRPMRKVVHEISGQYYVPVLTDGDIVLTETHDILAHLDTHYAKTSS from the coding sequence ATGGCGCTAACGCTCTATCACGTCGACTGGTGTCCCGACTGCGAAGTCGTGCGGGACAAACTCTCGGAGCTGGACGTCGCATACACCGACATCATCGTGCCGGATATCCGTCCGATGCGAAAGGTGGTTCATGAAATCTCAGGCCAGTATTATGTGCCCGTCCTGACCGACGGGGACATCGTCTTAACCGAGACACACGACATCTTGGCCCACCTCGACACTCACTATGCCAAGACATCCTCGTAG
- a CDS encoding DUF3365 domain-containing protein: MHRFVTTLGTTAVTLLVAGLLLAPIPPLAKEPPILPGISPEKVADYVHAIIQADRTIYTTLVVTRMQEKHIVKATEHWEQDNALPLPAQFLQHSGKMVAESGRGIRYRLIGLSPIYQRNAPATDFERNALVALTAQPDRPVTGIVSSGKKPFFQAIYPDRAVSAACVSCHNNHPLSPKRDFKANDVMGAIAITIPLD, translated from the coding sequence ATGCATCGCTTCGTCACCACGCTCGGAACCACAGCCGTCACGCTCCTAGTCGCGGGGCTCTTGCTCGCGCCCATTCCGCCGCTGGCGAAAGAACCGCCGATCCTGCCGGGCATCTCGCCGGAAAAGGTCGCAGACTATGTGCATGCCATCATCCAGGCCGACCGAACTATTTACACCACGCTCGTAGTGACCCGGATGCAGGAAAAGCACATCGTCAAGGCCACCGAACATTGGGAACAAGACAACGCCCTGCCGCTCCCCGCCCAGTTCCTGCAACACTCCGGAAAGATGGTTGCCGAAAGCGGACGGGGCATCCGTTATCGCCTCATCGGCCTTTCCCCGATTTATCAACGGAACGCCCCGGCGACGGATTTCGAACGGAATGCCCTTGTCGCGTTGACCGCACAACCGGATCGCCCCGTCACCGGCATTGTGTCGAGCGGAAAGAAACCATTCTTTCAAGCCATCTATCCGGACCGCGCGGTCTCCGCGGCCTGCGTGTCATGCCACAACAACCACCCGCTGAGCCCCAAGCGGGACTTCAAAGCGAACGACGTCATGGGAGCCATCGCCATCACGATTCCGTTGGACTAA
- a CDS encoding ATP-binding protein, translating into MTTTHPTDVTPTKVAILGAGRGGTALLDLLHQIPAIEIIGITDCNPGAPGLQRARELRVPVVPHITELIQNHGVQLILDVTGDPALGATLRSDARPDADVLSGSASRILWELVQHESALQAELLHAEKLAGIGSFAAGIAHDINNPLQLILGLAENLAEETDLEIIHTQAADIIAAVKRTTAICRDLTAYGRRSASHNHSLIPLNNKLDEALRIARYAVGFHDIDIVKQYASDAAATGHPDELLHVFVNLITNAIQAMERGGTLTLRTTIEQDHVAIQVADTGCGIPPELFNEIFEPFFTTKPPGKGTGLGLYNIKHVIHQMHGTIAVTSDVGIGSTFTITLPRTAQT; encoded by the coding sequence ATGACGACCACCCACCCCACAGACGTGACACCCACCAAAGTCGCCATTCTGGGAGCAGGCCGGGGCGGTACCGCGCTCCTCGATCTGCTCCACCAAATTCCGGCCATCGAGATCATCGGCATCACCGATTGTAACCCCGGAGCACCCGGCCTGCAGCGGGCCCGTGAACTGCGCGTGCCGGTGGTACCCCACATCACCGAGCTCATCCAGAACCATGGCGTGCAACTGATTCTTGATGTGACCGGCGACCCCGCCTTAGGAGCAACGCTCCGCAGTGACGCCCGGCCTGATGCAGACGTGCTGAGTGGCTCCGCCTCCCGTATTCTCTGGGAACTCGTTCAACATGAATCGGCCTTGCAGGCGGAATTGCTGCATGCGGAAAAGCTGGCCGGCATCGGCTCCTTTGCCGCCGGCATCGCCCACGATATCAACAACCCGTTGCAATTGATTCTGGGGCTCGCGGAAAACCTGGCCGAAGAAACGGATCTCGAAATCATCCACACACAGGCGGCGGACATTATCGCGGCCGTCAAGCGTACCACAGCCATCTGCCGCGACCTCACGGCCTACGGCCGACGCTCCGCCTCTCACAACCATAGTTTGATCCCTCTCAACAACAAACTCGATGAGGCGCTGAGGATCGCCCGCTATGCCGTCGGCTTCCACGACATCGATATCGTCAAACAGTATGCCTCCGACGCGGCAGCCACCGGACATCCCGACGAACTGCTCCATGTCTTCGTCAACCTCATCACTAACGCCATTCAGGCCATGGAGCGCGGCGGCACGTTAACACTTCGAACGACGATTGAGCAGGACCACGTGGCGATTCAGGTCGCCGATACAGGCTGCGGCATTCCCCCGGAGCTCTTCAACGAGATCTTCGAACCATTTTTCACCACCAAACCTCCCGGAAAAGGTACCGGCCTGGGCCTGTATAATATCAAGCATGTGATTCACCAGATGCACGGCACCATTGCCGTGACCAGCGACGTCGGCATCGGCAGCACCTTTACTATCACCTTGCCACGAACAGCACAGACGTGA
- a CDS encoding response regulator, whose translation MSEFKSGFFVGGDACNGRVLVVDDEPDIRKVVKMTLQKAGYDVLEAENGEKAIETINSGENRLLLDVMVCDIRMPKVNGIEAIAYFRQNYPRVPLIVLTGFPDTDMATSLLRQGVVDYLVKPVEGEKLKASVARAMEQRELAPL comes from the coding sequence ATGTCTGAATTTAAATCAGGGTTCTTTGTCGGAGGAGATGCCTGCAACGGACGAGTCCTAGTCGTGGACGACGAGCCAGACATCCGCAAAGTCGTAAAGATGACGTTGCAGAAAGCGGGCTATGACGTGCTGGAGGCCGAGAACGGCGAGAAAGCCATTGAGACTATCAATAGCGGAGAAAACCGGCTGCTGCTCGACGTAATGGTGTGCGATATCCGTATGCCAAAGGTCAACGGGATCGAAGCGATTGCGTACTTCCGGCAAAATTACCCCCGCGTGCCCCTGATCGTCCTGACCGGATTCCCCGACACCGACATGGCTACGTCGTTACTCAGGCAAGGCGTGGTCGACTATCTGGTGAAACCCGTTGAAGGAGAAAAGCTGAAAGCCTCCGTCGCCCGTGCCATGGAGCAGCGTGAACTGGCGCCCTTATGA